One genomic segment of Aquipluma nitroreducens includes these proteins:
- a CDS encoding class II D-tagatose-bisphosphate aldolase non-catalytic subunit, with protein MDYILKRVDELSEQDGINRTIFAACPNSISVIKAALRSAKRWNSPVKFATTLNQVDIDRGYTNLNQKEFFNTIKLEADRLNVEVPVIVAVDHGGPWLKDLHTIEKWSFERSFEAVKKSFEASVSGCYDLIHVDPTIDITLPSGQLIAIETVAARTLDLIEHTENFRRKGGFPRMAYEVGTEEVHGGLADMSTFRKFLDLLQKGLSDRGLKDVWPCLVVGKVGTDLHTTTFDPNVAKELTKVAREYGSVIKGHYSDGVTNPEAYPLSGMGGANVGPEFTISEYDGLMELEKLEIQYFNSGKIARCSDIGVILYQAVVHSGRWKKWIQSGEDAANFESIRSERKEWLISTGCRYIWQNAEVLAARAQLYSNLENRGIQAEGIVLSNIECAMDKYFAAFNLKNLNDLL; from the coding sequence ATGGACTACATACTGAAGAGAGTTGACGAATTATCGGAGCAGGATGGAATAAACAGGACAATCTTTGCTGCCTGTCCTAATTCTATCTCCGTGATTAAAGCTGCATTGCGGTCAGCCAAGCGCTGGAACAGCCCGGTGAAATTTGCCACAACGCTTAATCAGGTAGATATTGACAGAGGCTATACAAACCTCAACCAGAAGGAATTTTTCAATACGATTAAACTTGAAGCTGACCGACTTAATGTAGAAGTTCCGGTAATCGTTGCAGTCGATCATGGCGGACCCTGGCTCAAAGATCTTCATACGATTGAAAAATGGAGTTTTGAACGGTCGTTTGAAGCCGTTAAAAAATCATTTGAAGCTTCTGTGTCAGGTTGTTATGATCTTATTCATGTAGATCCGACCATAGATATAACACTTCCTTCAGGCCAGCTAATTGCCATTGAGACCGTTGCTGCACGAACGCTCGATTTGATTGAACACACCGAGAATTTTCGCCGGAAAGGCGGATTTCCGCGGATGGCATACGAAGTAGGCACCGAAGAAGTACATGGAGGGCTGGCCGATATGTCAACCTTTCGTAAGTTTCTTGATCTTCTTCAAAAAGGTCTTTCTGACCGGGGTCTGAAAGATGTTTGGCCATGTTTGGTAGTTGGCAAAGTGGGTACCGATTTACACACGACCACTTTCGATCCGAATGTAGCAAAAGAACTGACGAAAGTAGCACGCGAGTATGGAAGCGTCATTAAAGGTCATTATTCCGATGGTGTGACCAATCCCGAAGCCTATCCGCTTTCAGGAATGGGAGGTGCGAATGTTGGACCGGAATTTACCATTTCAGAATACGATGGATTAATGGAACTCGAAAAACTGGAAATACAATATTTTAATTCTGGTAAAATTGCACGTTGTTCTGATATAGGAGTGATTTTATATCAGGCTGTTGTACACTCAGGCCGTTGGAAAAAATGGATTCAGTCAGGAGAAGATGCTGCAAATTTTGAAAGCATTCGTTCTGAAAGAAAAGAATGGCTGATTAGTACAGGATGCAGATACATATGGCAAAATGCTGAAGTTTTAGCCGCTCGCGCACAATTATATTCTAACCTTGAAAACCGTGGAATACAGGCCGAAGGAATTGTGCTTTCAAATATCGAATGTGCCATGGATAAATACTTCGCGGCATTTAACCTAAAAAACCTGAACGATTTACTATAA